One Nicotiana sylvestris chromosome 12, ASM39365v2, whole genome shotgun sequence genomic window carries:
- the LOC104218589 gene encoding senescence-specific cysteine protease SAG39-like produces the protein MKFLILLFAILGIWASKTTARTLVDEPLMLKYEQWMIQYGRVYKNNAEKDSHFKIFKKNAERIEAFNDAANQPYKLGINAFADLTNEEFRAARNGLKIPFCEPKITSFRYENVTAIPTTMDWRIKGAVTPIKDQGQCGSCWAFSAIAATEGITKLSTGKLISLSEQELMDCDRNSEDQGCEGGYMEDAFEFIVKNKGLTTETTYPYKAADEKCNTKKESSHVADIKGYEKVPKYNEKALLNAVANQPISVSIDASDFSFQFYTSGVFTGTCGTELDHGVTAVGYGKAEDGTKYWLIKNSWGSSWGENGYIRMERDIDAKEGLCGIAMDASYPTA, from the exons ATGAAGTTCCTAATTCTTCTTTTTGCAATTCTTGGAATATGGGCTTCTAAAACTACAGCAAGAACACTTGTTGATGAACCCCTGATGCTAAAATATGAGCAATGGATGATTCAATATGGACGTGTATATAAAAACAATGCTGAAAAAGATAGTCATTTCAAGATATTCAAGAAAAATGCAGAGCGAATTGAAGCTTTTAATGATGCAGCAAACCAGCCTTATAAGTTGGGAATCAATGCATTTGCAGATTTAACTAATGAGGAATTTAGAGCAGCTCGAAATGGCCTGAAGATTCCATTTTGTGAACCAAAAATTACCTCATTCAGATATGAAAATGTGACAGCAATTCCAACAACTATGGATTGGAGAATAAAGGGTGCAGTCACACCAATTAAGGATCAAGGACAATGTG GGAGCTGTTGGGCATTTTCTGCAATAGCGGCAACAGAGGGGATTACCAAACTCTCGACAGGAAAGTTGATCTCGCTATCAGAACAAGAATTGATGGACTGTGACAGAAATAGTGAAGATCAAGGATGTGAAGGCGGTTACATGGAAGATGCATTCGaattcatagtgaaaaacaaaGGCTTAACAACTGAAACAACTTACCCATACAAAGCTGCTGACGAAAAATGCAACACCAAAAAGGAATCTTCCCATGTAGCAGATATCAAAGGCTACGAAAAAGTACCCAAATACAATGAGAAAGCACTCCTCAATGCTGTGGCAAATCAGCCAATTTCAGTGTCAATTGACGCCAGtgacttttccttccaattctacACGAGTGGAGTTTTTACAGGAACGTGTGGGACGGAGTTAGATCATGGTGTTACAGCAGTCGGATATGGAAAAGCTGAAGATGGTACTAAATATTGGTTGATTAAGAACTCTTGGGGTAGTAGTTGGGGTGAAAATGGATATATAAGGATGGAACGTGACATTGATGCTAAAGAAGGGCTATGTGGGATTGCCATGGATGCCTCTTATCCAACTGCTTAA
- the LOC104218585 gene encoding uncharacterized protein isoform X2, giving the protein MALKYIVGSVVASFAFAYVCDTATSDHKLFGGTAPKTFATDEWWKETDKKFQAWPRTAGPPVVMNPIRRQNYIVKS; this is encoded by the exons ATGGCACTGAAGTACATAGTTGGTTCTGTGGTTGCATCCTTTGCATTTGCATACGTTTGTGACACTGCTACTTCTGACCATAAGTTGTTTGGAG GTACTGCTCCAAAGACCTTTGCTACCGATGAATGGTGGAAAGAGACGGACAAAAAATTCCAGGCGTGGCCTCGTACTGCTGGTCCTCCCGTGGTTATGAACCCCATCAGACGCCAAAATTATATTGTCAAGTCTTGA
- the LOC104218585 gene encoding uncharacterized protein isoform X1 translates to MQVICLFSARLLVFDNIMALKYIVGSVVASFAFAYVCDTATSDHKLFGGTAPKTFATDEWWKETDKKFQAWPRTAGPPVVMNPIRRQNYIVKS, encoded by the exons ATGCAAGTTATTTGCCTCTTTTCAGCAAGG TTGTTGGTGTTTGACAATATAATGGCACTGAAGTACATAGTTGGTTCTGTGGTTGCATCCTTTGCATTTGCATACGTTTGTGACACTGCTACTTCTGACCATAAGTTGTTTGGAG GTACTGCTCCAAAGACCTTTGCTACCGATGAATGGTGGAAAGAGACGGACAAAAAATTCCAGGCGTGGCCTCGTACTGCTGGTCCTCCCGTGGTTATGAACCCCATCAGACGCCAAAATTATATTGTCAAGTCTTGA